A genomic stretch from Salvelinus namaycush isolate Seneca chromosome 25, SaNama_1.0, whole genome shotgun sequence includes:
- the LOC120019817 gene encoding homeobox protein GBX-1-like, whose amino-acid sequence MQRPGGQGTAFSIDSLIGTPQPRPGHLLYTGYPMFMPYRPLMIPQSLSHSHLPSGIPPLAPLASFAGRLTNTFCASLGQGMPSMVALTTTLPSFSDPPDSFYPPQELPGPRLSADPGTRRQESPHSDDLHGRDKGSDLLNFSETFQTIPGETKLYSSDDEKLDLKSADTACSDREDSSAVDSENESVSDGNNCGALSQKSKLKPGSQEALPPGSSVGKSRRRRTAFTSEQLLELEKEFHCKKYLSLTERSQIAHSLKLSEVQVKIWFQNRRAKWKRIKAGNVNNRSGEPVRNPKIVVPIPVHVNRFAVRSQHQQIEQTRP is encoded by the exons ATGCAAAGACCGGGCGGCCAAGGGACGGCGTTTTCGATTGACTCCTTGATAGGAACTCCGCAACCTCGCCCGGGACACCTGCTCTACACGGGCTACCCGATGTTTATGCCATACAGACCCTTAATGATTCCTCAATCTTTATCTCATTCACATTTACCATCTGGCATACCTCCTTTGGCGCCGTTGGCATCTTTCGCTGGACGTCTTACCAACACATTCTGTGCGAGTTTGGGACAGGGGATGCCGTCCATGGTGGCTCTCACCACAACACTGCCAAGTTTCTCCGATCCGCCGGATAGTTTCTATCCTCCCCAAGAGCTCCCCGGACCTCGGTTAAGTGCCGACCCTGGAACGAGGAGACAGGAGAGCCCACACTCAGATGATCTCCATGGAAGGGACAAGGGGTCGGATTTACTCAACTTCTCGGAAACTTTTCAAACTATACCAG GTGAGACTAAACTGTACAGCTCAGACGACGAGAAGTTGGACCTCAAATCAGCGGACACAGCTTGCAGTGATAGAGAGGACAGCTCTGCCGTTGACAGCGAAAACGAAAGCGTCTCGGATGGGAACAACTGTGGTGCTTTATCCCAAAAGAGTAAACTAAAACCCGGGTCGCAGGAAGCTCTACCGCCGGGAAGCTCAGTGGGAAAGAGCAGGAGGAGACGAACAGCTTTTACAAGCGAGCAGCTACTTGAACTTGAGAAGGAATTTCATTGTAAAAAGTACCTTTCGCTTACCGAACGCTCTCAAATAGCACACTCACTTAAATTGAGCGAGGTGCAGGTCAAGATTTGGTTCCAGAATCGTAGGGCCAAATGGAAAAGAATCAAAGCTGGCAACGTCAATAACAGGTCTGGAGAGCCCGTGAGAAACCCCAAAATTGTGGTCCCAATCCCAGTGCACGTCAACAGGTTTGCGGTGAGGAGTCAGCACCAACAGATAGAGCAAACAAGGCCATGA
- the asb10 gene encoding ankyrin repeat and SOCS box protein 10 produces the protein MSGGGSFVFTPMALRSLQRDEDMLERDKYKKQLASHQLNGYMLKKEARDRVGPAPTRSCTYVRPPAVCHDLVIQNAIYTGDADAVQRFFPRGVTSNLIIEPQGGDMRWVARGEGKQHGLWSLTYEQQLTTPLHITAGRGFVECLRHLLQRGASIDLAPGGTTALHEACQNGQPQCVKLLLSHGANSNALSEDGLMPLHVCTSPESLVCAKHLLQFGAAINGRSLNEDNTPLHVAAQNGLPGHTELYLHYGAALEKRNDDGLTPLNAACSQPQEKDDLERYTKVCQLLLTAGADVNTEDQDKQSPLHMACKNVNPDVVDHLLAHGACVNTMCYSGNAPMQNVLKVVAYKAEHKPERVVRSLLNHGSIRVWPGALPEVLKYCCVSPRTIEVLLNAYDRLKVTDDWVEAVSPEMFKEHKGFYESVFSLQQTPRSLQHLARWKFRNYLDGRVHKVVPQLDLPTFIRNFLLLEFRDYVH, from the exons ATGTCGGGAGGAGGCAGTTTCGTCTTCACCCCCATGGCCCTGCGCTCCCTCCAGCGGGACGAGGACATGCTGGAGAGAGACAAGTACAAGAAGCAGCTAGCCAGCCACCAGCTCAACGGCTACATGCTGAAGAAAGAGGCCAGGGACAGGGTAGGCCCTGCACCTACGAGGTCCTGCACCTATGTTAGACCCCCAGCTGTGTGCCACGACCTGGTCATCCAGAACGCAATCTATACTGGGGATGCGGACGCTGTGCAGCGCTTCTTCCCCAGGGGCGTCACGTCGAACCTCATCATCGAGCCCCAGGGAGGGGACATGCGCTGGGTGGCCAGGGGGGAAGGTAAGCAACATG GACTGTGGTCTCTGACCTATGAGCAGCAGCTGACAACCCCACTCCACATTACAGCAGGCCGGGGGTTTGTTGAATGCCTGAGGCACCTGCTGCAGCGCGGGGCCAGCATAGACCTGGCCCCTGGGGGCACCACTGCCCTCCATGAGGCCTGCCAGAATGGCCAGCCCCAGTGTGTAAAATTGCTGCTGTCCCATGGTGCCAACTCCAACGCTCTCAGTGAAGATGGGCTCATGCCCTTGCACGTGTGCACCAGTCCTGAGTCCCTAGT GTGCGCCAAACACCTGCTCCAGTTTGGCGCTGCAATCAACGGGCGGAGCCTCAACGAGGATAACACGCCGTTACATGTGGCGGCACAGAACGGGCTCCCGGGTCACACGGAGCTGTACCTGCACTACGGCGCCGCCCTGGAGAAGCGGAATGACGATGGTCTCACGCCACTCAACGCCGCTTGCTCACAACCACAGGAGAAGGACGATCTGGAACGCTACACCAAG GTATGTCAGCTGCTGCTGACGGCGGGAGCTGACGTCAACACAGAGGACCAGGACAAACAGTCCCCGCTCCACATGGCCTGTAAGAACGTCAACCCGGACGTGGTGGATCATCTTCTGGCCCACGGAGCCTGCGTCAACACCATGTGTTACAGTGGAAACGCCCCCATGCAAAACGTCCTCAAG GTGGTGGCCTACAAGGCGGAGCACAAGCCAGAGAGGGTAGTCCGCTCTCTGCTCAACCACGGCTCCATCAGGGTGTGGCCTGGAGCACTGCCCGAG GTGCTAAAGTATTGCTGTGTCTCCCCACGCACCATTGAGGTTCTTCTGAATGCCTACGACCGCCTCAAGGTCACAGATGACTGGGTGGAGGCTGTTTCACCTGAGATGTTTAAG GAACACAAGGGGTTCTATGAATCCGTCTTCTCCCTGCAGCAGACCCCTCGCTCCCTACAGCACCTGGCTCGATGGAAGTTCAGGAACTACCTAGACGGGCGCGTACACAAGGTGGTGCCACAGCTAGACCTGCCCACCTTCATCAGAAACTTCCTGCTGCTGGAGTTCAGAGACTATGTCCACTGA